In Tenrec ecaudatus isolate mTenEca1 chromosome 4, mTenEca1.hap1, whole genome shotgun sequence, a single window of DNA contains:
- the LOC142445941 gene encoding upstream-binding factor 1-like protein 1, with protein MPLPTGQDRWSEADIQTLLERIKNDVPPNDNKSFHKTLKTMNWERVAFKDFSGEMCKHKWLEISDNLRKSRTLTELVLEAQQHAQNPLRKKEVMKHADLPKKPLSAYIRFYKENHSQYTQRYPKLSSVELTKLLAKKYKELPEEVKQKYRQDFQEERKIYKEKLSQLKPTTHLKHTSKRNHVPKRPQLQMTAQGNRKERKSSLETDHLSMHMTVCGEPKKPPMNGYHKFYQDLWSSEKLKHVPPRERMVEIGRLWQPIPQSQKDHYRKLAQAMQKQYKIDLALWLKSLSPQSYAAFRKAGYGKGKEMSMLGIPTPTFKRLSPEALESASVKRMKGEPEHKQGVLVPARDSSTTSSAG; from the coding sequence ATGCCCCTGCCAACAGGCCAAGACCGCTGGTCTGAAGCAGACATCCAGACGCTGCTGGAGCGCATAAAGAACGATGTCCCACCGAATGACAACAAGTCTTTCCACAAAACCCTGAAGACCATGAACTGGGAAAGGGTAGCTTTCAAAGACTTTTCTGGGGAAATGTGCAAACACAAATGGTTGGAGATTTCTGACAACCTGAGGAAGTCGCGGACTTTGACAGAATTAGTCCTAGAAGCTCAGCAACATGCTCAAAACCCCTTGAGGAAGAAAGAGGTGATGAAGCATGCAGACTTACCCAAGAAGCCCTTGTCGGCTTATATCCGTTTCTACAAGGAGAATCATTCCCAGTATACTCAACGGTACCCTAAGCTAAGCAGCGTGGAGTTGACTAAACTTCTAGCGAAGAAATATAAAGAGCTTCCAGAAGAAGTGAAGCAGAAATATCGTCAAGATTTccaagaggagagaaaaatatataaagagaAGCTGTCTCAACTCAAACCAACAACTCATCTGAAGCACACTTCCAAAAGAAATCATGTCCCCAAGAGGCCACAGCTTCAAATGACTGCTCaaggaaataggaaagaaagGAAGTCCTCTCTGGAAACAGATCACCTCTCCATGCACATGACAGTCTGTGGAGAGCCCAAGAAGCCCCCTATGAATGGATACCACAAATTCTACCAGGATTTGTGGTCCAGTGAGAAGCTGAAACATGTGCCACCCAGGGAGCGCATGGTGGAGATTGGCAGGCTCTGGCAGCCTATCCCCCAGAGCCAGAAGGACCACTATAGGAAGCTGGCTCAGGCCATGCAGAAACAGTATAAGATAGACCTAGCTCTCTGGCTGAAGAGCCTCTCTCCTCAGTCATACGCAGCATTCAGAAAGGCAGGCTATGGGAAGGGTAAGGAAATGAGCATGTTAGGAATCCCAACCCCCACATTTAAAAGGCTGTCTCCAGAGGCTCTGGAGTCTGCATCAGTGAAGAGGATGAAAGGGGAGCCTGAACACAAGCAGGGAGTGCTGGTTCCAGCCAGAGATTCATCCACCACCTCCAGTGCGGGTTGA